The Glycine soja cultivar W05 chromosome 6, ASM419377v2, whole genome shotgun sequence genome has a window encoding:
- the LOC114417043 gene encoding uncharacterized protein LOC114417043 isoform X1: MKFDSIFQQTNLHSGIIILNFFLLMAETCSGASRYDVFINFRAEDTRYEFIRHLYKALCDKGIRAFIDEVDLQRGDKITKKLKEAIEGSRIAITVFSKNYASSSFCLDELATILGCYREKTLLVIPVFYKVDPSDVRHQRGSYAEGLARLEERFHPNMEKWRTALQEVADLAGQPLKDGAEYEYEFIGKIADDVFDKINKHVPSSSSFTNDVFLSFRGEDTRYSFTGNLRRALHDSGIHTFVDDDELQRGDEITSELEKEIEDSRFFIIFLSQNYASSSFCLNVLAYILECVKRKRLLVLPIFYKVDPSSIGIRFHGGSFGEALANHEMKFKAKMDGLEHNMEKLEKWKMALHETANFSGYHFKQGDGYEYEFITRIVELVSSKIKQDAFHVGDYPVGLESYSEAFNYDVFLSLRGSDTLHGFTGYLYKALRDSGIHTFIDEDLNRGEEITPAIVKAIEESRIAIVVLSINYASSSICLDELATILDCLERKRMLVLPVFYNVDHSQVRLQEGSYGEALVKHEESLKHSMEKLEKWKMALHQVANLSDIKIKHGYSTLPIFFTL; the protein is encoded by the exons ATGAAGTTTGATTCTATATTCCAACAGACCAACCTACATTCCGGCATAATAATActaaacttttttcttctaatgGCTGAAACATGTTCCGGTGCATCCAGATATGATGTGTTCATTAACTTCAGAGCGGAAGACACACGTTATGAATTTATCCGGCATCTCTACAAAGCTCTTTGTGACAAGGGAATCCGTGCTTTCATTGATGAAGTGGACCTTCAGAGAGGagacaaaataacaaaaaaactaaaggAGGCAATTGAAGGGTCAAGGATTGCCATCACTGTGTTCTCTAAAAACTATGCTTCTTCCTCATTTTGCTTAGATGAACTTGCAACCATCCTCGGCTGCTACCGCGAGAAAACTCTGTTGGTTATTCCTGTCTTTTATAAGGTGGATCCTTCTGATGTAAGACACCAGCGAGGAAGTTATGCAGAAGGATTGGCTAGGCTTGAGGAAAGGTTCCATCCTAACATGGAGAAATGGAGGACGGCTCTGCAGGAAGTAGCAGATTTGGCTGGGCAACCTTTGAAAGATGG AGCTGAATATGAATACGAGTTTATTGGGAAGATTGCTGATGATGTCTTCGACAAGATTAATAAAC ATGTGccatcatcatcttccttcaCCAATGATGTGTTCCTCAGCTTCAGAGGAGAAGATACTCGTTACAGTTTCACTGGCAATCTCCGCAGAGCCCTTCATGACAGTGGAATTCACACCTTCGTTGATGACGATGAGCTCCAGAGAGGGGACGAAATAACGTCAGAACTTGAGAAGGAAATTGAAGACTCCAGATTTTTCATCATCTTTCTCTCTCAGAACTATGCATCTTCCTCATTTTGCTTAAACGTACTTGCTTACATTCTTGAGTGCGTTAAGAGAAAACGTTTGTTGGTTTTGCCAATTTTTTACAAGGTGGATCCTTCTAGTATTGGAATTCGATTCCATGGAGGTAGTTTTGGAGAAGCATTGGCTAATCATGAAATGAAGTTCAAAGCTAAAATGGACGGGTTGGAGCATAACATGGAGAAACTGGAAAAATGGAAGATGGCTCTGCACGAAACAGCTAACTTCTCAGGCTATCATTTCAAACAAGG GGATGGATATGAATACGAGTTTATTACCAGGATAGTTGAATTGGTCTCTAGCAAGATTAAACAGGATGCTTTCCATGTTGGGGATTATCCAGTTGGACTAGAGTCATATTCAGAAGCATTCAACTATGATGTGTTCCTCAGCCTCAGAGGCTCAGACACACTCCATGGTTTTACTGGCTATCTCTACAAAGCTCTTCGTGATAGCGGAATCCACACTTTCATTGATGAAGATCTTAACAGAGGAGAAGAAATAACACCGGCAATTGTGAAGGCAATTGAAGAGTCCAGGATTGCCATCGTTGTGCTCTCTATAAACTATGCTTCTTCCTCCATTTGTTTAGACGAACTTGCAACCATCCTTGACTGCCTTGAGAGAAAAAGAATGTTGGTTTTACCAGTCTTTTATAATGTGGATCATTCTCAGGTGCGACTGCAGGAAGGTAGTTATGGAGAAGCCTTGGTGAAACATGAGGAGAGTTTAAAGCATAGCATGGAGAAGTTGGAGAAATGGAAGATGGCTCTGCATCAAGTAGCTAACTTGTCCGACATTAAAATCAAACATGGGTACTCCACCTTACcaatcttttttactttataa
- the LOC114417043 gene encoding disease resistance protein RPP4-like isoform X2 encodes MKFDSIFQQTNLHSGIIILNFFLLMAETCSGASRYDVFINFRAEDTRYEFIRHLYKALCDKGIRAFIDEVDLQRGDKITKKLKEAIEGSRIAITVFSKNYASSSFCLDELATILGCYREKTLLVIPVFYKVDPSDVRHQRGSYAEGLARLEERFHPNMEKWRTALQEVADLAGQPLKDGAEYEYEFIGKIADDVFDKINKHVPSSSSFTNDVFLSFRGEDTRYSFTGNLRRALHDSGIHTFVDDDELQRGDEITSELEKEIEDSRFFIIFLSQNYASSSFCLNVLAYILECVKRKRLLVLPIFYKVDPSSIGIRFHGGSFGEALANHEMKFKAKMDGLEHNMEKLEKWKMALHETANFSGYHFKQGDGYEYEFITRIVELVSSKIKQDAFHVGDYPVGLESYSEAFNYDVFLSLRGSDTLHGFTGYLYKALRDSGIHTFIDEDLNRGEEITPAIVKAIEESRIAIVVLSINYASSSICLDELATILDCLERKRMLVLPVFYNVDHSQVRLQEGSYGEALVKHEESLKHSMEKLEKWKMALHQVANLSDIKIKHG; translated from the exons ATGAAGTTTGATTCTATATTCCAACAGACCAACCTACATTCCGGCATAATAATActaaacttttttcttctaatgGCTGAAACATGTTCCGGTGCATCCAGATATGATGTGTTCATTAACTTCAGAGCGGAAGACACACGTTATGAATTTATCCGGCATCTCTACAAAGCTCTTTGTGACAAGGGAATCCGTGCTTTCATTGATGAAGTGGACCTTCAGAGAGGagacaaaataacaaaaaaactaaaggAGGCAATTGAAGGGTCAAGGATTGCCATCACTGTGTTCTCTAAAAACTATGCTTCTTCCTCATTTTGCTTAGATGAACTTGCAACCATCCTCGGCTGCTACCGCGAGAAAACTCTGTTGGTTATTCCTGTCTTTTATAAGGTGGATCCTTCTGATGTAAGACACCAGCGAGGAAGTTATGCAGAAGGATTGGCTAGGCTTGAGGAAAGGTTCCATCCTAACATGGAGAAATGGAGGACGGCTCTGCAGGAAGTAGCAGATTTGGCTGGGCAACCTTTGAAAGATGG AGCTGAATATGAATACGAGTTTATTGGGAAGATTGCTGATGATGTCTTCGACAAGATTAATAAAC ATGTGccatcatcatcttccttcaCCAATGATGTGTTCCTCAGCTTCAGAGGAGAAGATACTCGTTACAGTTTCACTGGCAATCTCCGCAGAGCCCTTCATGACAGTGGAATTCACACCTTCGTTGATGACGATGAGCTCCAGAGAGGGGACGAAATAACGTCAGAACTTGAGAAGGAAATTGAAGACTCCAGATTTTTCATCATCTTTCTCTCTCAGAACTATGCATCTTCCTCATTTTGCTTAAACGTACTTGCTTACATTCTTGAGTGCGTTAAGAGAAAACGTTTGTTGGTTTTGCCAATTTTTTACAAGGTGGATCCTTCTAGTATTGGAATTCGATTCCATGGAGGTAGTTTTGGAGAAGCATTGGCTAATCATGAAATGAAGTTCAAAGCTAAAATGGACGGGTTGGAGCATAACATGGAGAAACTGGAAAAATGGAAGATGGCTCTGCACGAAACAGCTAACTTCTCAGGCTATCATTTCAAACAAGG GGATGGATATGAATACGAGTTTATTACCAGGATAGTTGAATTGGTCTCTAGCAAGATTAAACAGGATGCTTTCCATGTTGGGGATTATCCAGTTGGACTAGAGTCATATTCAGAAGCATTCAACTATGATGTGTTCCTCAGCCTCAGAGGCTCAGACACACTCCATGGTTTTACTGGCTATCTCTACAAAGCTCTTCGTGATAGCGGAATCCACACTTTCATTGATGAAGATCTTAACAGAGGAGAAGAAATAACACCGGCAATTGTGAAGGCAATTGAAGAGTCCAGGATTGCCATCGTTGTGCTCTCTATAAACTATGCTTCTTCCTCCATTTGTTTAGACGAACTTGCAACCATCCTTGACTGCCTTGAGAGAAAAAGAATGTTGGTTTTACCAGTCTTTTATAATGTGGATCATTCTCAGGTGCGACTGCAGGAAGGTAGTTATGGAGAAGCCTTGGTGAAACATGAGGAGAGTTTAAAGCATAGCATGGAGAAGTTGGAGAAATGGAAGATGGCTCTGCATCAAGTAGCTAACTTGTCCGACATTAAAATCAAACATGG gTAA